DNA sequence from the Glycine soja cultivar W05 chromosome 18, ASM419377v2, whole genome shotgun sequence genome:
AACTGGGTTTGACGTTACACAATAGTTAATGACGTCAGACGATAATGACTGATGTGATCCGACAGTGAACGACGTGACAGGAGGTTGCTTTAGTTTTACGCTTCACAATGTAAAATAGTCACGGGTCTGGTAAAAGGGAAGCCATGTGCCTGGCTGGGCCATCTATATAAATGAAAGATGGGGATGTACATGGTACTCAACAACAACTGGTATTCAGagtttgtcaaattaattttcgATAAACAATGACATTCTTAGGAGAGACTTTGTCCCAGACAATCGTGAACTCGAGGTTGacattcatttttccaaatggaaccGTCATTCACAACGAGTGTGgggtttattttcaaagttctaGTCCAGTGCCCATGCGAGTACCAAACCTATGCGATTTTTCAACTCTCAAAAGCAGAATACACAACAGCCTTCAGCTAAACAACAATCAAGTTGTGGATGAAATTCATTACCAGCGACCAGTGGAAGATACAGGTAACAACATTCACTTTGAAagtatgcaattgaaaaatgacatGGATGTGAACACCATGTGAATGtataatgatcaattttcattTGTTGGACCGATTGAGTTGTTATGTACCGTTGGTAGAACAACAGATGCaattttaaacttacttgaacgccCCAGCATCCCTACACATGATGCGGTTTTGTATTACAACGGAAGGTGGAACATGTCACGCCAAAACAACTTTGTGGGTTACGCGTTCACCGGAATAAATCTGAAAAAATTTGATATTCCAAAAGGATGTAGCATAGATcaactgaaggatttgatcaagcaagtAGCACCTAAAGGGAATCCTCCTCATGGGATTCACGAATCCCAAGTTGTAAGGCGTTTGTTTTATCGACAACCTAGTCATTTGGAGTATTCTGAGAAAgttttagaatttgaaattattgagctGAAATGTGACGACGACGTGCTAAAGGTGCTGGTAGAGTCCAATTACTGGAAACAATTTGTGCCAATAGAGATTTTGGCTCTCTTTAGTAAAGTGGTTATGGAAAATGAGGACAATGTGGTTACATCCTTACGTGATTGAATGCTAGTTAAATGTTAGGCTGTTTCGTGCAAATTAAATTTGTGTCCATGATGTTCTAGTCGATGTAATATGTCTTAGTGTGTcaatttgttatatttgtgACCCGTTTGTAATATGTAGTATGTATCAAAAAGgaataaaagttttattatcaacttttataaaaaaatttataaggagttacaaagagaaaaaaaggtgcAAACagtacttttttaaaatttgtaacttatttttttgaaatttctaacttattgttgtttaaattatataataatttttagtaaaaattaaaatttgtaacttattttgtccaatcaattacatttaattaaaatttctaacttatttgtttcaatcaattaaaatttgtaacttatttttttcaatgactaacttatttttttaaatttctaacttatttatttaaaatttataacttatttttttgaaatttctaacttattgttgtttaaattatataataatttttagtaaaaattaaaatttgtaatttattttgtctaatcaattacatttaattaaaatttctaaaatatttgtttcaatcaattaaaatttgtaacttatttgtttcaatgactaacttattttttaaaaaacttctaacttatttttttaaatttctaacttatttatttaaaatttgtaacttatttttttgaaatttctaacttattgttgattaaattatataataatttttagtaaaaattaaaattagtaacttattttgtccaataaattacatttaattaaaatttctaagttatttgtttcaatcaattaaaatttgtaacttatttgtttcaatgattaacttatttttttaaaatttctaacttatttatttaaaatttgtaacttatttttttgaaatgtctaacttattgttgtttaaattatataataatttttagtataaattaaaatttctaacttattttgtccaatcaactacatttaattaaaatttctaacttatctgttttaatcaattaaaatttgtaacttattttttaaatgactaacttatttttttaaaatttctaacttactttttaaaattactaacttatttctaaaaatttctaacttatatttatcacatacataaacaaatactaaaattcacaatttaagtaaaaagataatttaaatacataaagaAATAGAGACATTATCTAAGTCAATGTGttttaacaaatacaaaaacaaatactaaaatttaaatacataaacaaatacaataaaaaagataaatcataATCTATGTGGGGTCTCTGTCGCGGCCTAAGACTGTCATCTGGGTCGTCATCTCTAGCTATCTTCAGACAAAGATCCATGATATCATATAAGTCAGTCTCTGTCGTCACCATCTTGAGGTTGATGACGCGCTCCAAATGCTCAGCAATCCTTCCAATCCTGACACATGCTGTGCAATCAACCTGTCTCAGTGAAAATAACAAGTCagtatgaatttataaaaaataattaagttaacaAAAACTACACAAATTATACTTACCACAGAATGCGTAGGGGGATCTGACGTGACTAGAACCTCAGCGATAGGTGGCTCGACGAAGTCATCATCATGAGTGGGAAGGGGAGGCGCAGGTCTCGGCTCAGCAGTGTCCTCCATCGGCGTCACAAAAGGGTGTGAAATCTGaaaaaaccactccatgtagtCTAGGGCCACCTGCCCAGGAACTACACAGAGCTCCCCTATAGGCACCACATGATCTGAAAAGTGTACCCACCGGTCATCTATATCAGTACCCGTCAATGAATCACGAACCGGTGGAGGAGGAACGGTCTGAATGTATCCCATCTGCCGAACCACCCTCTCTGGTCGAATGTAGACGATGATCTGACCCCATCTGACTTGCCCCGTGTACGAGGAGATCAAGTCATAGCCCCGAACTCCCCGATGTTCAGCATACGGCATCCAACAGACGTCGATCACTGTCAGGGCATCAATACGTGCTCTGTAAGAGGCTCCCTTAATCCCGGTCATCTGGACCTTACCCGTAAGCCACCTACAGGCACGTGGGCTAGCCTCAGCATAACCATCGTCAACAACACACCTATGGACCGATGGAAAGTGCTCGTAAATCCAACACTACAAACACAAAGTCAACATCAGCAAACAAACATGGAttgaattttactttaatttaaattacaagcAGCGATACTCACCTGAAGTAGTGAAATGTAACTGGCCATTTGCCGTGTAGGGGTCTGAGACGCCTCGTTAAGCTGATCGTACAAGTGTACCAATGCAACCGCTCCCCAAGAGAATGCCCCTGCCTGGCCCAAGTCCCTGAATGCCTACAGGTGCACAACATGAACatgggttgcactcttgttagcgaaAAGAGAGCAACCAACCAAATGAAGGAGGTACGTCCGAGTTGCAGCAACCCACTGCCTAGCCCGGCACCTACTCTGGTACATGTCCCGAAGCCAGGACAACCGAACATGAGGCCCATTGCCTGACGTGTCTCAGCTGTAGCCTCGTCTGGGGTAACCTCAAGTAGCTCCGTCAACAGGGCCACTGCGTCAGATGTAACCAGCGGCTCGAATGAATGCAGCACGCCAGTAATCGGAATGTGCAGGAGTGATGAAATGTCGTCTAGAGTGATCGTCACCTCCCCTACTGGGAGGTGGAAGCTGCTCGTCAAATTTTTTATCAAGTCTTtgcattattttgataatttgataAGGTTATGACTTTCTGAAATtggaattatttttaactttaacgTGTACTAGGAACGAGTATGTAGAAAGAAGCTCTAATTATTGTGTGTTGTACTCGCATGGATCTTTGTCTTGCGTTGTTGCCTCATGCACGGgtgtttgattttgttaattttgatctttttgcAGTTTTTGCGATTTTTATTTGGATCGAGGTGTCTGTGGCCCAATGGTATTTCGGGTTCAATCGCTTACAATTGgtttgtttcttataatttcttatcttttccaatactgttttttacttaatttaattatttggatTTGCATGCAAGCTTTCCACCTCATTCACGGatgtttgattttgttaattTCGATCTAATAAAAGAGAAGTACCTGGAAAATCCTTTTTGCGATTTTTGCGATTTTTATTTGGATCAGGGTGTCTGTGGCCGAGTGGTATTTCGAGTTCAATCGCTTACAATTGGTCTTGGCTCAACATGAAAACTGGTGTTAAGATCATTCACGCAAGgtttgtttcttataatttcttatattttccaatattatttttttttacctaatttAATTATCCGGATTTGCATGCAAGCTC
Encoded proteins:
- the LOC114397369 gene encoding protein MAIN-LIKE 1-like, whose translation is MQRLDKKFDEQLPPPSRGVALLTELLEVTPDEATAETRQAMGLMFGCPGFGTCTRAFRDLGQAGAFSWGAVALVHLYDQLNEASQTPTRQMASYISLLQCWIYEHFPSVHRCVVDDGYAEASPRACRWLTGKVQMTGIKGASYRARIDALTVIDVCWMPYAEHRGVRGYDLISSYTGQVRWGQIIVYIRPERVVRQMGYIQTVPPPPVRDSLTGTDIDDRWVHFSDHVVPIGELCVVPGQVALDYMEWFFQISHPFVTPMEDTAEPRPAPPLPTHDDDFVEPPIAEVLVTSDPPTHSVVDCTACVRIGRIAEHLERVINLKMVTTETDLYDIMDLCLKIARDDDPDDIFVFVFVKTH